The Camelina sativa cultivar DH55 chromosome 14, Cs, whole genome shotgun sequence genome includes a window with the following:
- the LOC104743496 gene encoding paired amphipathic helix protein Sin3-like 3: MFGRGVSPKPTMYDVVSYINSVKDAFHDEPAKYDEFLKLFIDVRVLRVLDIASAIGRVDELLQDHQDLLLRLNDFLSAEAQRILHLKIEKGAASDDNKRKRVASFLGKLKARFQGDDRHVYESFLEILNMYQEENKSIVKMYQEVGFLIVSLVQDHEDLFMEFPDILS; this comes from the exons ATGTTTGGAAGAGGCGTATCACCGAAGCCAACTATGTATGATGTGGTTTCATACATCAATTCTGTGAAAGATGCATTCCATGATGAACCTGCAAAGTATGACGAGTTTTTAAAGCTCTTCATTGATGTTCGCGTCCTTAG AGTACTTGATATTGCTAGTGCCATTGGAAGGGTGGACGAACTCCTGCAAGATCACCAGGATCTGCTGCTTCGTTTAAATGACTTCCTTTCAGCTGAGGCTCAGAGAATCCTTCATCTCAAGATTGAGAAAGGGGCTGCATCTGATGATAACAAAAGGAAACGTGTAGCGAGTTTTCTTGGCAAGCTTAAG GCAAGGTTTCAGGGAGATGATCGCCATGTATATGAGTCATTTCTCGAGATACTGAACATGTaccaagaagaaaacaagtccATAGTGAAAATGTACCAGGAGGTAGGGTTCTTG ATCGTTTCACTTGTTCAGGATCATGAAGATCTATTCATGGAGTTTCCAGACATTTTAAGTTGA
- the LOC104741116 gene encoding paired amphipathic helix protein Sin3-like 1: MTELTKGNPKQPRDSRVLLPKSEITIPPKAVSDDAKTKRDEPEANMVGKSVPQLEETMDNAVSYIYSVKEAFHDEPAKYAEFLKILDASRARRDDADSFIARMKELMKDQPELLLGLNVYLPAAKPTTPHKAKRGTPPEASRTTPLKIKIALPRMASRTITSESEKPTNSDELNFMDKLKTRFQRIDTHVVESFPFIMKLYEEGKKSVKEVHEEVYDLLYYHEDLIEDFSRIFPKHGSFQN, translated from the exons ATGACTGAACTTACTAAAGGGAACCCGAAGCAGCCTCGTGATTCGAGAGTCTTGTTGCCCAAGTCTGAGATTACCATCCCTCCCAAGGCTGTTTCTGATGATGCCAAAACGAAACGTGATGAACCTGAGGCTAATATGGTTGGGAAGAGTGTACCACAACTAGAGGAAACTATGGATAATGCAGTTTCATACATCTATTCTGTGAAGGAAGCGTTTCATGATGAACCTGCAAAATATGCCGAGTTTCTCAAGATCTTGGATGCTTCTAGAGCTCGTAG AGACGATGCTGATAGTTTCATTGCAAGGATGAAGGAACTCATGAAAGATCAGCCGGAACTGCTTCTTGGTTTAAATGTCTACCTGCCTGCGGCTAAACCAACAACTCCTCATAAGGCTAAAAGAGGCACCCCTCCTGAGGCTAGTAGAACCACCCCTCTGAAGATTAAGATAGCACTTCCACGAATGGCTAGCAGAACCATCACTTCTGAGTCTGAGAAACCTACAAACTCTGATGAACTGAATTTTATGGACAAGCTTAAG ACAAGGTTTCAGAGAATTGATACTCATGTAGTTGAGTCGTTTCCATTTATAATGAAATTGTATGAGGAAGGAAAGAAATCAGTAAAGGAGGTGCACGAAGAG GTCTATGATCTTCTCTATTACCAtgaagatttgattgaggacTTCTCCAGAATCTTTCCTAAACACGGATCctttcaaaattaa
- the LOC104743499 gene encoding paired amphipathic helix protein Sin3-like 3 — protein sequence MNEAVSYLTTVRKAFHDEPGKYAQFLKIMHDFSARRVDTTTVIARMEKLMKDHLDLLLGFNAFLPAGFQITIPPKANNEFGQFRNVAGRSVSPEATTMDDATSYLTAVKEALSDEPAKYAEIIKLLNDLRARRVDTASVIARVEELLKDHQNLLLGFSVFLSAKTNFIRKLKARFQGDGCHVVNSVLQILRMYREGNKSKDDAYQEVFVLLQGNDDLVMEFSEIFSGLTYPSGSTSTRE from the exons ATGAATGAAGCTGTTTCATACCTAACTACTGTGAGGAAAGCATTTCATGATGAACCTGGAAAATATGCCCAGTTTCTCAAGATAATGCATGATTTTAGTGCTCGAAG AGTCGACACAACTACTGTCATTGCAAGGATGGAGAAACTCATGAAAGATCACTTGGATCTGCTTCTTGGTTTTAATGCTTTCCTTCCAGCTGGATTTCAGATAACCATCCCACCCAAGGCTAACAACGAGTTCGGCCAGTTTCGAAATGTGGCTGGAAGAAGTGTATCACCGGAGGCAACAACTATGGATGATGCGACTTCATACCTCACTGCTGTGAAGGAAGCATTATCTGACGAACCTGCAAAATATGCCGAAATTATTAAGCTCTTGAATGATCTTAGAGCTCGTAG AGTCGATACCGCTAGTGTCATTGCAAGGGTGGAGGAACTCCTGAAGGATCACCAGAATCTGCTGCTTGGTTTCAGTGTCTTTCTTTCAGCTAAAACGAATTTTATCAGGAAGCTTAAG GCAAGGTTTCAGGGTGATGGTTGTCATGTAGTTAACTCAGTTCTCCAGATATTGAGAATGTACAGAGAGGGAAACAAGTCCAAAGATGATGCGTATCAGGAG GTCTTTGTACTTCTTCAGGGTAATGACGATTTAGTCATGGAGTTTTCAGAGATTTTCAGTGGACTCACCTATCCATCAGGGTCAACCTCTACTAGAGAGTAG
- the LOC104743498 gene encoding paired amphipathic helix protein Sin3-like 6 yields the protein MAGRSVTPKPTNVDAISYVRSVREAFHDEPAKYREFIMLMKDYNRGVGVNTVIAKVEELLKDHRNLLLGFSIFLPDGATITIPPEADKARSTPSTPIKEDLDSYLTAVKEAFHDDPRKYDVFSKVLCYIRQHRLLSISGGGIESLEHLLKDHQNLLLRLNNFIPAETQRILHQRAESDDNRRKRRASFIGKLKARFQGDGRSVYESFTEILKMYQEGNKSRKEFYKEVGFLGWDTSSLNLFRVMKI from the exons ATGGCTGGAAGAAGCGTAACTCCCAAGCCAACTAATGTTGATGCGATTTCATACGTAAGGTCTGTGAGGGAAGCATTCCATGATGAACCTGCAAAATATCGAGAGTTTATCATGCTCATGAAGGATTATAATCGTGG AGTTGGTGTCAATACTGTCATTGCAAAGGTGGAGGAACTCCTTAAAGATCACCGGAATCTGCTTCTTGGTTTCAGTATCTTCCTTCCAGATGGGGCTACGATAACCATCCCTCCCGAGGCTGACAAAGCAAGAAGCACACCATCGACTCCAATTAAGGAAGATTTGGATTCATACCTTACTGCTGTGAAGGAAGCATTTCATGATGACCCTAGAAAATATGACGTGTTTTCCAAGGTACTTTGTTATATTAGACAACATAG ACTACTCAGTATTTCTGGTGGTGGCATTGAAAGCTTGGAGCACCTCCTGAAAGATCACCAGAATCTGCTTCTTCGTTTAAATAACTTCATTCCAGCTGAGACTCAGAGAATCCTCCATCAGCGGGCTGAATCTGATGATAACAGAAGAAAACGTAGAGCGAGTTTTATTGGCAAGCTTAAG GCTAGGTTTCAAGGGGATGGTCGTAGTGTATATGAGTCATTTACCGAGATACTGAAAATGTACCAAGAAGGAAACAAGTCCAGAAAGGAGTTTTACAAGGAGGTAGGGTTTCTTGGGTGGGACACTTC TTCTTTGAACTTGTTCAGGGTCATGAAGATTTAG
- the LOC104741115 gene encoding paired amphipathic helix protein Sin3-like 3: MVGRRVSQALTVGDAQSYLSDVKEAFHDEPSKYQEFINILNGIRELSVDKDSIVERVEELLEDHQDLLHGFHVFLPDEAKRNKHPHTKKKHADVEEFMNNLKTRFKSLDKDVVATFCVVMTRFKEGRMSVKELQEEVIDTLYYHEDLIEEFLRVFKKKKDFVISAAQQLHDEICK, encoded by the exons ATGGTTGGAAGAAGAGTGTCACAGGCTCTAACTGTTGGTGATGCACAGTCATACCTCTCTGATGTGAAGGAAGCATTTCATGATGAACCTTCAAAATATCAAGAGTTTATCAATATCTTGAATGGTATTCGGGAGCTTAG tgtcgATAAAGATAGCATTGTTGAAAGGGTTGAGGAACTCTTGGAAGATCATCAGGATCTGCTTCATGGTTTCCATGTCTTCCTTCCTGATGAGGCTAAGAGAAACAAGCATCCtcataccaaaaagaaacatGCTGATGTAGAGGAGTTTATGAACAATCTTAAG ACAAGGTTTAAGAGCCTTGATAAAGATGTAGTGGCGACGTTTTGCGTGGTAATGACTAGGTTTAAAGAGGGACGTATGTCTGTAAAGGAGTTGCAGGAGGAG GTCATTGATACTCTGTATTATCATGAAGATTTGATCGAGGAGTTTCTCAGAGTtttcaaaaagaagaaggattttGTAATATCAGCAGCACAACAGCTACATGACGAGATTTGTAAATAA